GCCTTTGAACACCTTTGGTTGACTttggcgcaatataaattccctctgattgattgattgattgattgattgattgacaccAACCTCGAATGTGAAAACCACTCATGTGCAGTTGCGCATTTACCTACAtttccacacacacacaacacagAACTAACCTGGAATTGCTTTCCGTTCCATAATAAGATGAGATAACTCTTGTCTGCATTGTTCCATATCATCAGATGAGAAGGATTGTTCCGACGATTCAGGTTTCTCAGAAGATGCTGTTGCGTCTACCTCAATAACCTGAAATCAAGTCAATTCCATGAATGCACAAACTGAATGTGTGCAAGTCCCTCTGACAAAGCattcaacaatttttgtgagttttcatgaaaacatgaaaacaattttttttaaggatttgaaatgttgcatggtggagatacaaactagtaaggtttgtggtaacaccatgtccatgagtaggatttaaaactttgcaggatgttttttatttgataataGAGTATTGGACAGAATATTGGCTCTTCACGAAAAAACAGCAATGTTCCAAAGCATTTAATCTAAACATTTTAAGATCCGTTACCGAGACTGAAAAAACAACCAACCTTGCTTGAGCGTTTGAACTGGGGAACTTTGACTTTGGATAGAATCTGCAGTAATGTGTCCGTGCTGAGATCATGTTCCGATACTGAGATGTTACTGCAGGCTGCAATCAGCCTGGCAGTACTCACTACAAACAGCATGTGTCtagacaaataaaataaaccatcATCAAAAGTTACAAAATTTTACTtagaaaaaatagttaatggcctgacgtttcgatcctagcagtgtctttcttgaaggctaatgacaaaacaacaaacatgaacaggtaactaagtgtaacataagcagtgaagtggaaatacaagAATAAAGAGAGAGAGTCAGAAAGCACACTGAAAAAAggcaaggggtaaacaatgaataggtaGGCCAAAATTACCAGTTTATCGTCTTCAtctaggccaaatttcatggttctagttaccgccaaattctgcgcttaagaTCAAAATTCTTTGTTTAAAGGGCAAGCGGCAAaattctgcactagctgtgtatgTAGCAAAgtatgcctagtaatgtggagtaggTGTGCGCAAAAGGAAAAATTTCAAGATGTCTTTGTTTCACAGttgaatattttcaataaaaggAGAAAGAAACTTACAATTCGCTGGCAGAGTTAAACTCTACTGGGGCTGGTGGTCGTTTCGGAGATTGCCAAAATGGagctgaaataaataaaacacagtgGTTATGTAAACCGATATGAATAAAGAATGAAATTTTATTTGGTTTAACTTTTATTAAGATGTACAACAATAAAGCAGAGCTTGTGATGCTTTGACGGACAGTCAAAATTCCACAGCCGTGTTTTGAGATGTTGCTAACAAACCATTACTGAACTAAACTGCACTGATTAAAATACAGCTGTGGTCTATGTTGTGTTCCCTGTTCACAAAAGAAGCCACAAATGACATTCCTGGTTATACAGATAAGGAGCCAGACTATTTTACCATCGAGTCTCATTATGGTTAAATTGGGTTGAATGACtataaacaagatggccaccatattatgaaaataaaatgttttgacttGTGAGTATAGCATTTAACTTACTTCCATCGTTCATCATGTGATCAAGTGGGAATACAGACAATAACTGCTTCGCCTGTAAATGAAggaaacaacaattttaaaaaacaaattaaaaacaaaacacacaaattaataTCAACTCAGTAAAACATTTATTGTTTTGGGATGTGTACTGTTGAAATTTTCacgaagtatggaaataaatgtgagtttTGAATTGAATCTTCTACAAACTCTGTCATAAAACAATGATGACCCTTCACTATTCAAATGTTATttcttaaaaggcactggacactattggtaatttctcaaaataattgttagcataaaaacttacttgttagctATCAAAGttgagctgttgatggtatgaaacattttgagaaacggctccctctgaagtaaggtagttttcgacaaagaagtaattttcgattttgagacctcagaattagattttgaggtctcgaaatcaagcacctgaaagcacacaactttgtgtgacaagggtgtttttcttccattattctctcgcaacttcaacgaccaattgagtcccaattttcacaggtttgttattttgtgcttatgatgAGATTCcctaagtgagaagacaggtctctgacaaataccaaaggtgtccagtgtctttaaacataccCTGTGGTTGAAGTACTTCTCAAACTTGATCCTAGCCGAAGTGATACAGTCCGCCCAGTTTGTGGGTCTATTCCTCAGAATCTTGACTACAGCTAAAGAATTCTCCGGTTGTTGTGACTTGGACAGCTTCTGTTTAAAAACGGCAAGATTTGACAACAATAATCCATTTGTAACTATAGCGACATTGACAATGAAAAaagtttttgttgaaaatttctTCTTACATGTGGGAACTTCaaagacagaaaaacaaaatattcctGGCAAAATTTTCTCAATAATGTAAAATATTGAGCTTTGTATGAAAGGACAGCAATTTTGTACATATTCTTCATTTTCTTGTGAAATTTCTCAAACATTGTGAAGAActaaccctttaaaaaaatttatgtaaacaaaaagcagttttttgtttacaaggaGCCTTGTCAGCCCTCGTGTGAAACAATCCGTTGTTTATACTGGGCTTCTTGCTCAGAGTAAATCTGATTGGTACGAACCCAGCTGTAGCAATTGAAAAGTAAACAATCTCCGCTGCTAAAGTTCATCCCAGTGAATCTAAGTTTTGGAAAGAATCGTGTGAAAGGGATCGTTAGGTCATaccttgatgacgtcattgggtGTCCCGTTTGTAGCCCAGTACTTGTTGAACGTCGTTGGCTTCTGAGTGAAGGAACTCTCAAACTAATAACAAATCAAAGCATCAAAGCTTGTTAACGAATTATCAGGCAATCATTGTGAAGGTCAAATGAACCGTCAACGCCTAAAATCAGAGGTCGAAGGTTAAAGGTCAGTACCCACCTTATCCCTTGCCCATTGTATAGTGTGTTCGACCGTTGCAGGGAAGGACTTGAGGGTGCAGTATGGAACAGACTCATCAGGTGGGTCTCGTTGACTCCCGTACGTCTCCGTCATGTGAGGTATGATGACCTGAACGTGACCTTTGGCCCCCATGGTACCCGACTCAATCAGAGGTCGCTCGTTGGTGACACAACGGctgattggaaaaaaaaaacaggaaaaccaATACGTATGTTTATAAATATTGGAGTTTATCAATGTAACAACTAGTTCATAATAGTGCTTTTCACAATATTGTCTCATTGCTCTTTAACATTAGTAACTGGTctttgggccaataacattcctttatatttttatttgctcCCTTTACTCCCTAGGAGTACACAGTCATCGGAGTCATcggagtatgggttcgaatcccagtcaagACACTTCACAAACATTACTTCTCTTCACCCGGGGTTTAAAAGGGTACATGTGAGGgtggcagagatggttcttgtgattgattttgcTTGGCCACTACAGACAGCACAGGTTccatactcccaagggagctgagatgatttcagacattttattgttattattattattattattattattattattattatatttgccataacagtacaaaacaaaatacattgacaatatacccgagatgggcaagggacaacaaaagcaaatacatactatgatccgtagatctgttgcctcacatctggggtacacaataaaattaatatagatttaacaaaatatagtacacaaatcaataataaaagcatataattatacaaacaatagtaaataataaatagtaaataataaatatctgCGTGGAATCGGTAAATTAGGTAAAGTTTTAGATTTTTTGAGTTTTCAGccccaaaattaaaacaaatctgtgatctgtaataaaaactttaaaaagggGGGTTTGCACACAGTGTGTCCTTGACAAAGTCTTTGAGAGCAACTAGAGAGTAACTTGTAAtaaatgtcggaagcgctttaaGACACCCCTCGGGCatgaaaagtgctatataaaaacgagTTATTATTACCTGTCCATATACTGCCTGGCAGCTACATTGTCCAATGCATTGACAACCACGTCCATCCCCTTGAAGAAATCATCATGAAAAATTGTCATCTCTGTGTCTggacaaactaaataaaaataaaaagtaagtCAGTAAATTGTTTAATAACTCCATTAATACATGAACCAAATAACcgatcattcaatcaatcaatcagtcaatgaggcaacaaataaagaaatcaatcaatcaatcaatcaaccaatcaattgAACAATGAATTCAACAATCAAACATGTGAATAAATCTATCAATCAGATCATCACTATTATGAACCAAACACATAATCAATCAGTATGGCaatcaaaaaaaaatagtcagaaattcaataaataaataaaccgaTTGATTAATCAAGGGGCAATTGATCAATCAATCTTTGATTGATGAACATAACCAAGCATTAAACTAGTTTAACAAATGTGCCCTGAACTAGTGTTAACCAATAAAGCAACAGGTCTTAAACAAAGGAAAATAgacttgaaacaaacaaaattacagggaACTTTTATTCTAGGTCATTAGATTATCAGTTTCTTAACTTTCTTATCTTtgccaaaaataacaaaagttcACTTGTGGTCATGGCAGACCTGGGCAATTGACAAGCCCAGTACTTTGGGGGTACTTTTGTATATTGCCTGTGTTTAGGATGACATTGGCTTCATTAGGATGACATTGGCTTTATACCTTTGTGTTGCTGAGCATCTATGTGAAGGGAAGGGTTGATTTCCTGGGTTGATTGTGCAGCTGTAGTAGACTTTGGTTTCTAGAAGGggaaaataaaattacattcaAATGCTAACATCTCATTAAGCTTAGTGCTTTATTAAATCCACTTCTTTCTCTCAGAAAACGTCTAAAATACtatgaatttgaaattttgattttaatcACAATCTTTACCTGTATATGATGTGGTCTGAAGAGGAACTGGCGATTCAAATTGGATTTCTCGATAATATCGTTGTCTGTTATTGTTATCTGAAAGAATGTAAGCAACAATAGTACGTTACTTTGGATTCAATTATCAAAGATTAAAACATGTCAGTGCAACAATGCAACATTACGTGTGAGTTCGACAGAGTCAAAATATTGAACTTGGCAAGGCAAGGATTCCATTGTTTATTACGAGAAAAGTCAGAGGTACAAGTCGATTCTGACAAAAGTTTTGGAACCAGGAACAAAATTTTATGAGGTATGTTATTTTCAGAATTTTCCGCAATTACAGATTTTAAGGAGGAAAATACCcccagggatgtgataggctgttgaaaaaaacccaaactaaaagggcaaaaatattttacaaatttttttattttttttataaagggcAAAGTGTAAAACCTTGCGAGCGCAAAAGCTGGCTAGTATGAAGCCTGGATAAAAGCCCTACTCTACAATCTGGGGTGTTtcatatggttttatcttcatgtttttatgaatgtataaatattaaaaaaattaatgtgttcacaaaaatgtttttaaaaagtcacaTATGCTGATTTCTGGTTAGAAATCAAATACATGTTTCCAAAAGCTACAGAACTATTCCAGATTATAGTTTACTTACAACCGAAAAAATTGCTGCTTCTTTTTGTCAGCCAGACATTAATTGAAAAAAACCTGAATTCAGATGACAGTCCCTGAACAATGTACATAAATAGGTGAAAACCAACCTTGCCTGTGTCTGCAGCAGCTATTCCGATAAGAGCATAATTTTTTAGCATTTCACATCCTATAGCACCGCATCCGACCATAAAGAGATTCAGTTTATGAAGAGCAGTTAAAGTGTCCTCCCCAAGACAGATTCGAAGAGCATCGTAGCGATCAttcctgaaaaataaaaacatcattgATCCACAGATGTAAGTTTTGCATCGGGTATAAAgaataacatttgttttttaccttacacaaatgtgtattaagcactctGTATTCAGTAATTTCCTTGATTTCTGTCAACAAAATACACAGGCCAATCACTtgagtaggattcgaaccccatTGCTAGAGCAAATGCCTTTAGCACTAGACCACCGAACTAGCCCGGTGGCCAGAACCAGTTTGAATTTTATATGTTATTAGCGGGTACCACACCCATTTGATGGATGTTAGTTTTCAGGGCTATCCACAGCTTGAATTTCAAGAAAATCTCTGCTAGACTACAGGTCCTATAGCTCAGAGCCTTCACTGGAGCTTCCACTGGAGGACAGGAAGTTTCACGGGACATTTCACTGGAGTAGAGGAACTTTCTACTAAGCTTTTGCTTGAGGAGGGGCATTTTTACTGGACATTTCACACCAGGAAAGAAAATTTTACTAAGAGGAGGGTGATTTATACAACAAGAGAGGACCATACACTGAAGGAGAGGAACTTTCACTGGAGATTAAATTAGATGAAAGGACCTTTCACTGGAGAAGGAACTTTCACTGTTGACCCTTTTTACTTAGTACCCTACCCAGACTGAGCCACTTGGCCCTTTCATGGGATCCACTCAAGTTCAACACCACGGGTTTCCTGCCTTCACAGCCCAATGCATCCAACAAGTACAGCTACCCGCACTCTCCCACTGGTGCCACAGCAAAACTATTTCTTATTAAATCTTTCCTCACCTTGGTTGGAATAAACTAGGCGGACTCTCCAGTAAGTTACTAATTACTTCTCTTGCATCCAGATGCAGCTGTTCAAGAAATGAAGAAAATTTTCAACTTATTTTGACTTCTTTTTCTATACTATACCAACATGATGTCGTTAGGTAGCTTTGACGAGTAAACTGAGTTTGACAGAATTCACTTCTTTTTCctccatttttgttgttgctaaaTTTTCTTAACCTCAAGAAATTCTTAAAGAAGATGATTTCTAAgagtttaaaattattttcaaaacaaaatcaaagaaaaacacacccaaGTGTTGGACTTACCCATTGATTGATAGGGGTGAACTTTCCAGTCAGAGCTTTCAAGACTTCTTGAGCTATGATCCCTCCCATTGCAGCAGTGAGAGGGGCAAAACACCCCTCTGCAGAGAATGACATGGCCCGTAAACACTTTGCATCCAGTGGGTTACATGGACTGCCCATTGCATCGTTGAGCTTCGTTGCTATTTTTAGCAATGAATCACTGTCCGCTACAGACCTGTTAATTATCAGAAACCAAGGATCAAAACTGTGATAAGAGACCTGCAAAAATATTTGATAATTTGATTAAGGTTTCTTCAATATTACTTCATCATCTgagacttaaaaaaacaaaaccgcAGCAGAAGTCTCGTACCTAATTTCAAAGACAATGTTTCAactttcaatttgttttgtattatctatcattatgattatttttttgaagtatAAGTATTCATAATCTGGCTTCAAACCAGTATAAAGCAGTTCTATCCAGTTCTAACCTGATCTGTCCTTACAGCTGGTAAGTCTACTGATTTCTTCTCTAAAGGATTGTATAGATTGGATGGCAACCCGTAAACACTTTGCAAAAATCTGGCTTCAAACCAGTATTACCCAGTTCTAATCAGTTCTGACAGTATAGCTGGTAGTCTATCAATTTCTTCTCTGGGTTGTATAGGTTGGATGGCAACACCCCATAAACCCTTCAAACCAGTATAAACCAGTTCTAACCAGTTGTTACCTGACAGCTAGTATTCTTAATCTGGCTTCAAACCAGTATAAACCAGTATAAACCAGTTCTAACCAGTACTGACCTGACAGCTGGTAGTCTACCAGTTTCTTCTCTGAAGGATTGTATAGATTGGATGGCTAAATGCGAGAAACTTGGATCTTTTAAAAAGTCGACAAACGAGGAGGAAGGTTTCGCTGTCTGTGTCTCTAAACTCTCCTAAGatcatgaaaaaaagaaaacaataaaatatacttATAGAAAGCAAAGATGATATTATTCCCTTcactttttaataataagtATGATGTGAATCCATTTTAGCCATCTTAaccaaaaacaagaaacaaatacCAAGAGGGAAAAGTATTCTTTTCAATTGAAAATTGAGAATTGTATTCTGGAATTTTCTGAAATTATTTAGGGGGAGGGGCATTACTTCTGTAAACAAAAGGGAGGGTGTGTTTACAAGAAAATTTCGGTGAGGGAATTCCTCTGCCACATATTATTTGCAGTATTaaaattgggggaaaaaaatacttaCAAATGTTACAGTTTTCGGTGTCCTAACTTGTACTGCAATACCTCCATTCTTATATGGCTGGTACTCATCACCACTGGTGTCACATATACTGTAAGCATAGGGAGACAATACTGAAAGAAAAGATACAAAtaatcaataaattaattattttgataatcATTCTTAAAACTAAATAATGGCTACAGCAGCGTTTGATAAtatgaagcattttgagaaacttttcacttcatGGTTAGTATGTACAAAGATAACAGTTTTTATACCCCCAAAATTGATTCAGAGAaactcagattgtgtattcctgtaTTGGATTATTCTTCCAGCGTGGACATATTCGCTCTGCATTTCAACTGAAatctcaaaaacgtgaccactttttgaaattgtgttagatttattgtgtacatctacatttataaaggGTTAAAACAATGGAACGGTTTCAAAAGCCTAAAGTTAACGTTGCCCTTAAAGCTAAACatacttttttatttgataataaATCAATTCATAATTACCGGATATTTTATGAGTTGTTCCATTCAGGGCCGTCATTCCCTCTACTTCTTTGAATGTGATGTTGTCGCTGGATTCAAAGCCGTGCATTCGATTATCTAAAGAAGTAACCACTCCTGGATTGGCCTAAGGATGGCAAGGTGGGCGGTACAATAAGATTGAGAttgaatagatgttaaatttgcatccaggataaagaatgttcattctggttttacccttatacaccgatgtatgttagcactgtccCAAGTTTTCCAAGtttttcccaagttctgtgaaaaaatcacaggcactattactcgagtgggattcaaacccttgaaatttacaattctagagcagtgtcttaccaaccagaccactgagattgcccgggtcctatgttttagcagcgggtactgcaaagaTTGCGGTTATCACtattatatgggatttgaggcattgcatggtgaggtttcaATATATGttcggtttgcggtaacaccatatgtgcATCTACTTGTGGCCAGGTAGATTATtatatgttcttttgagaacttgtcttgctttatatttctAATATCACGGCGTTGATTTTTAGAATTCGGGAgccttctcagttctgaaaagaactgtcttgcttttgaACTACTACCTGGACAGAATTTAGAAATTGACCTTAGAACTCACCTCCACTATGCTAGCAATAAGAAATATCAGAACCCACCTTTGTGATCCTAGTAAAACATTAGAACTTGCCTTTGTGATCATAGCAATACAACATCAAAACTTGCCTTTGTGGTCATAGAAAAGAAAATATTAGCTTGCCTTTGTTATGCTAGCAATAAAAGATTCCTTGGGATCTTCCCCAGTTGGGTCCATGATGGTGAACTGAGGTCCAAAGTCACAGAAGCAATAGCTGTACACGCCGAAAACATCACCAGCGAtaaactgtcaaaacaaaacaaacatgtccATGGTTTTCAGTTTGCTGCACCTCATCTATGaaacaatctccctctacacatcaaacaagctgccactatctcaagtttcaagactcttctcaaatCATTTCTGTTCAATTCATCGTAAACATTATATTTCTTTTGTTCCTCTGAGCACTTttgagactttcttttggaggtgatTATATCAATaacaagttgcaagaaaatgatgaaagaaaaaacacccttgttggacaagtttgtgtgctttcagataggaataaaagacttctagctagaagtcttttattatcttagtgagaaattacctctttctcaaaaactacgctacttcagaaggagtcgtttgccacaatgttttatactaccaacagctccccaatgcttgttaccaagtcagtcttaaagttaaaatatatttttttcgagtaattaccaaacgtgtaccttccctttaacccaaGTCTGACAGCCTCATACTCTCTTCATTTTTGTCTACATAGATTTAACTCTTTCCCTTCCATCTTCTGTGCCTATTACTTTGCTTATAAATCTATGCAATATTTTGTAGGTTTTCCCAGCATAGCACGCAGGCTCTGGAACTCACTTCCTGAAAACCTCAGGGAAATACACAACATCTCCTTCTTGTATCAGCAACTCAAGACACACCCgttcacacttgctttccctACCACTTGAGAATTCTCTTTTCCATTTTAACCTGCACCTTTGAATGGTTTTCTATCAGATTACAGTGCGCCTCCACGAATgatgtgtttttattattatgtatatTATATTCCGAGAAGagtagtatgaaataaatgttgactcgaattgaaattgaattgttgAATTCACATGAGAAGAGAAGAGAGACATACCTTGATGGGCGGGGTCTGGGTTCGACAGAACTCATCCACCTTCATTTGGAGACTCTTTGTTCCCTCCGTGAGGACGACGCACTGGTACTCAGACAAGAAACTGAGATTGGAATCCGAGAAGACATCCTTGGATGAGGCTCGGAGGGAAACATGAGGGTTGAGCTCAGCGAGGCGTGCCTGACACGCTTCAGCCCTGTAAAGATTTagtttttaaagggtctatgtaacttttgtaggacaaaaaacacaatgtccacagatttacactaaacttacacagtttgaagataatgatagtagaaagcttccctgaaaatattacgtgctgaggtgctgtagttttggggaaatgagtaaaacaatgtcatgaaaataattttcgtctcatgagacgaaaattattttaatcatttacaaacgttttttcatgacattgttttactcatttctcaaaaactacagcacctcagtaagtaaaatttgaagggaagctttccactatcattatcttcaaaccctgtaagtttaatgtaaatctgtggacattttgaaaaggtacccgaatcctttaaaggtcAGTCTGATAAAATAATATGTAGgtaagtaaggtttgtggtgacaccatgtaaaaatcatatagtggtggctctgagaagaggcAGTTTGTACTGCTTGATGCTTTGGTCAGTTTGATCCGACTGCCTTCTGGAGAAAACGGAGCTCTACTCCGcgccaccactactcacaaaagagattcttgcatggtgtcaccacaaaccttacttactTAGTATTTCCTACCAATCTAAAGTAATATGTAAAATTAGTGGTTTGCTGACCCAGGTCAATTAAAaatttttgtatacattttgttgtcTTAGATTTGCCAATTTGATTTGACTTTAcctgtttcttttaaatttcaCATCATCTTCTCTGAGGAAGAACTGCGTTCCTAAATCCTTGTTAGTTGCCGTCTTCGTATCATGCACCATCAACGACTAGAAGACAAAAGAACATTTCAgtataaatattgaaaaaaaaaaaaaaattacaaacggTTTTTGAATAACTTTGAAACTGAAGAAAAACATCATCAGAATTGCAAGATAAATTTCCTTACCCTCACTCCAGCTAAAACAACATTCTTggctgaaaaataaacaaaaaaaatacagtaaTCAGGGTCTCAATGGAACTGAATGGCTACTTTCATAGTAGGATCAACTTTAGTGTCAGTGTATTTCAGTGGTGAGTTGCAAAGTTCAAgaggtaaagaaaaaaaactgttgcaACTCTAAACACAAATGCAAACTTTGGCAACTCCAAATATGAATGCAAACTGTGGCAACTCTCTATAGAACAAAGGAACCATTTCTTATGTggtttgcttaaaggcagtggacactattgataattactcaaaacaattattagcataaaacctttcttggtgacgtgtAATGTGgaaaaatagtataaaacattgtgagaaacggctccctctaaagtgccatagttttcgacaaacaagtaattttccacgaatttgatttcgaaacctcagatttagaatttgaggtcttgaaatcaaccatctaaatgcacacaacttcgtatgacaagagtgttttgttctttcattattatctcgcaacttcgatgactgattattctcaaattttcacaggttagttattttatgcatatgttgagatacaccaactgtgaaggctattagtctttgacaattaccaatagtgtccactgcctttaacaacttaCACTGAATATAAGACAGGGACAGCGACCTCTATAGTTGGTTTCTAAACTCACCAATTTCGACTCCAAGACCGCCCAGCCCGCTGATGAATACGTTGGAGTGAGCCATTGCCTTCATTGCGCTATCACCAAGGACATAGCGCTGGCGACTAAAGCAAATACCAAAATTAAATCATTAGTTGAGAAAAATTGGTATTGACTAAAACAATTACTTTTGATGAaggttttttgggttttttttttttctgtgaatgtAAACAAACAGGGTTCAGGGTTcaaagtatagacgatgtgacctgtgtcgtcacatgtttacaaaagagccaccaagcctggacttcctgcaggcatgatttgtacacagcctaatggaagaaatcataaaaatcttatattttatggagattgcaaaGTCAAATTCTTAATATCCActttttgatatgatgaaaggagacacatctcaaaacttgtcctgcttttactttcataactcttggatttatgtggaaattaagAAAGAAATGCCAAGTTTCCtgtatgaccagtgcagtatcttgcctgccagactaaccaaaaaatgtacaaggtcacacttattgtaaacaaagttcaagtGGTCTATAAAAACTAAATTTACCAAAACTAAAATCAGAAATATAAATAAAGTAAGTAGAAGTagagtttgcagagttcccttgtTGATGGGAAAATCATTCAAaccaaaaaaataatgtaaaattgTTACCTGTAAAGCGAATCATCAATTTCCTCTTCCGTTGCCATAGTGACCAAGATTACTGATAACTAGGGATGTACCCACGTTGATGCAAATCTCTGAATGACAATTACTCCTATTCTATAAAACATCAAGGAATGTTTTGTTAGCCACGATTCCATGAATTGGTTTCAAAAAACATCCGTATCCTACAACCACTCTTTGAATCTAGACCAtgtgactggggcgctgtattcctttttttccccaaaattttgatGTTATCTGTGTGACAGATAGtgtcaacatttcaaaaaggaaatacagataatgtcaaaatttcgaaaaaaggaatacagcgccccagttactggctGGGTCTATCTTTGATCAGtcgaataaataaaataaattagcaTCTAATTAACTCAAATGGGTTAAGATTCCTTTttggtgagaaaaaaaagtgaaaaaaggtCAGTGGTGCCAGGATAAGATAATCTTTCCTAGGTCTTTTTGACTTTTgtaatatttatattattatttaattaacaTTTAGGCTTAT
This genomic stretch from Asterias amurensis chromosome 9, ASM3211899v1 harbors:
- the LOC139942180 gene encoding ubiquitin-like modifier-activating enzyme 6: MATEEEIDDSLYSRQRYVLGDSAMKAMAHSNVFISGLGGLGVEIAKNVVLAGVRSLMVHDTKTATNKDLGTQFFLREDDVKFKRNRAEACQARLAELNPHVSLRASSKDVFSDSNLSFLSEYQCVVLTEGTKSLQMKVDEFCRTQTPPIKFIAGDVFGVYSYCFCDFGPQFTIMDPTGEDPKESFIASITKANPGVVTSLDNRMHGFESSDNITFKEVEGMTALNGTTHKISVLSPYAYSICDTSGDEYQPYKNGGIAVQVRTPKTVTFESLETQTAKPSSSFVDFLKDPSFSHLAIQSIQSFREETGRLPAVRSVADSDSLLKIATKLNDAMGSPCNPLDAKCLRAMSFSAEGCFAPLTAAMGGIIAQEVLKALTGKFTPINQWLHLDAREVISNLLESPPSLFQPRNDRYDALRICLGEDTLTALHKLNLFMVGCGAIGCEMLKNYALIGIAAADTGKITITDNDIIEKSNLNRQFLFRPHHIQKPKSTTAAQSTQEINPSLHIDAQQHKVCPDTEMTIFHDDFFKGMDVVVNALDNVAARQYMDSRCVTNERPLIESGTMGAKGHVQVIIPHMTETYGSQRDPPDESVPYCTLKSFPATVEHTIQWARDKFESSFTQKPTTFNKYWATNGTPNDVIKKLSKSQQPENSLAVVKILRNRPTNWADCITSARIKFEKYFNHRAKQLLSVFPLDHMMNDGTPFWQSPKRPPAPVEFNSASELHMLFVVSTARLIAACSNISVSEHDLSTDTLLQILSKVKVPQFKRSSKVIEVDATASSEKPESSEQSFSSDDMEQCRQELSHLIMERKAIPARCHMTPAEFEKDDDTNGHIDYITSASNLRAAMYHIEPADRFKTKRIAGKIVPAIATTTAAVAGLATLELIKYVLRSTLEDYRNCFLNLGLSLIMFSEPGPAAVTTIRPGLAFTQWDMWHVHGTEKYTLTDFVKHLKDTYSINVSLVVQGVRMIFVPLMPGHMKRLPKRMKELLKPADGVEYMDLTIGIEPPGEDDEDLPAPPVRYYFGLK